One part of the Lytechinus pictus isolate F3 Inbred chromosome 3, Lp3.0, whole genome shotgun sequence genome encodes these proteins:
- the LOC129257307 gene encoding metabotropic glutamate receptor 7-like isoform X2 encodes MIGSDDWGTKHNAVETQEQAAEGAITLLPARTPDKGFDSYFTSLNPLNHSNFWFKQFWERTFHCSFNPIRVKREEASFVPTAQTITECTGTEVLTPEVYEQEGKVAFVIDATYALAHALHRMQRELCNGTDGICSTVTQGVDGAKYLNYLKDIAFEGSSGEVRFNKDGDRPGSYDLYQYQRIDNHYKYVPIGSWRSGFLRLNTTNLNWGDKSPSNRIPGSVCSLPCAQDHIRKKREGDECCWVCTKCEYQQYRHDEWTCRNCSQGSLPNENRTGCDDIVIEYLHWSSPWAIVPVAMSIIGILSTMYVIAVFVYYNDTPVIRASGRELCYVLLVGILLTFITPFTIISRPSTFTCCLRRIILGLSVVISYSALFTKTNRVYRIFNSGKRSVKRPRYTSPRSQLVICSLLVSVQVIGVVVWLILVPPQTEKHYPSWNKVILDCSVTDFATSLSLAYAMLLVLLCTLYAFMTRKMPENFNEAKFIAFTMYTTCIMWSAFIPIYLGTSATDYKIQQMLLCLSIIISAAVTLGCIFAPKVYIVVLAPHKNKKPTGTMVMNSRVRSACGSAENTCRPNGEMKPRPVLTTAPTSNTTSSEFDFKAAGSDDEQTHLNRQDLPSTDV; translated from the exons ATGATTGGAAGTGACGACTGGGGTACGAAACACAATGCAGTGGAGACGCAGGAACAAGCAGCAGAGGGCGCTATAACTCTTTTACCAGCTAGGACACCAGACAAAG gTTTCGACAGTTATTTCACATCTCTGAACCCGTTGAATCACAGCAACTTCTGGTTCAAACAGTTTTGGGAGAGGACCTTCCACTGTTCATTCAACCCGATCAGGGTCAAACGTGAAGAGGCTTCGTTCGTTCCCACTGCCCAAACTATAACCGAATGTACAG gGACCGAGGTTCTGACGCCAGAGGTTTACGAACAGGAAGGTAAAGTGGCGTTTGTCATTGATGCCACCTACGCACTAGCCCATGCCCTGCACAGGATGCAACGAGAGCTGTGTAACGGGACGGACGGGATATGTAGTACGGTGACCCAAGGTGTTGACGGCGCAAAGTATCTCAACTATCTCAAAGACATTGCTTTCGAAG GTAGCAGTGGTGAGGTACGGTTTAACAAAGATGGCGACAGACCCGGAAGTTACGATTTGTACCAGTACCAGAGGATTGATAATCATTACAAGTACGTGCCAATAGGGTCATGGAGAAGCGGATTCCTAAGACTCAACACAACCAATCTGAATTGGGGAGACAAATCACCAAGCAACCGGATACCAGGATCTGTGTGTTCATTACCCTGCGCGCAAGACCACATCAGGAAAAAGCGCGAAGGCGACGAATGTTGCTGGGTCTGCACCAAATGTGAGTATCAGCAGTACCGCCACGATGAATGGACGTGCAGAAACTGCTCTCAGGGTTCACTCCCTAACGAGAACCGTACAGGATGTGATGATATTGTTATTGAGTATCTACACTGGTCGTCACCCTGGGCCATTGTCCCCGTGGCCATGTCTATTATCGGGATTCTCAGTACCATGTATGTCATTGCGGTGTTCGTCTACTACAACGACACACCGGTAATACGAGCATCAGGTCGAGAGCTGTGCTACGTACTTCTTGTCGGTATCCTCCTCACCTTCATCACACCCTTCACCATCATCTCTCGACCATCCACCTTTACTTGCTGTCTCCGCCGCATCATCCTGGGGCTCTCTGTTGTCATCTCCTATTCCGCGCTCTTTACCAAAACAAACCGCGTCTACAGAATATTTAACAGCGGAAAGCGTTCTGTCAAGAGACCTCGCTACACTAGTCCACGGTCCCAGTTGGTCATCTGCTCGCTTTTAGTATCAGTCCAGGTGATTGGTGTGGTCGTGTGGTTGATACTCGTCCCACCACAAACTGAAAAACACTATCCTTCGTGGAACAAAGTCATTCTTGACTGTAGTGTCACAGACTTTGCAACTTCACTCTCGTTAGCATATGCAATGCTTCTTGTACTTTTATGCACATTATATGCCTTCATGACTCGTAAAATGCCGGAAAATTTCAATGAAGCCAAATTTATCGCTTTTACAATGTACACGACATGCATCATGTGGTCGGCCTTTATTCCAATTTATCTTGGTACTTCGGCAACAGATTATAAG ATTCAACAAATGCTCCTGTGCctctccatcatcatcagcgCAGCTGTGACTCTCGGCTGCATATTCGCGCCAAAAGTTTACATCGTGGTACTTGCTCCCCATAAAAACAAGAAACCGACGGGTACCATGGTGATGAATAGTCGGGTCCGTTCGGCGTGTGGGTCAGCAGAAAACACTTGTAGACCCAATGGCGAGATGAAGCCACGCCCTGTTTTGACCACGGCGCCAACGTCGAATACAACCTCATCAG AGTTTGACTTCAAGGCTGCTGGTTCTGATGATGAACAAACACATCTCAACAGACAAGACCTGCCATCGACGGACGTCTGA
- the LOC129257307 gene encoding metabotropic glutamate receptor 7-like isoform X1, producing MIGSDDWGTKHNAVETQEQAAEGAITLLPARTPDKGFDSYFTSLNPLNHSNFWFKQFWERTFHCSFNPIRVKREEASFVPTAQTITECTGTEVLTPEVYEQEGKVAFVIDATYALAHALHRMQRELCNGTDGICSTVTQGVDGAKYLNYLKDIAFEGSSGEVRFNKDGDRPGSYDLYQYQRIDNHYKYVPIGSWRSGFLRLNTTNLNWGDKSPSNRIPGSVCSLPCAQDHIRKKREGDECCWVCTKCEYQQYRHDEWTCRNCSQGSLPNENRTGCDDIVIEYLHWSSPWAIVPVAMSIIGILSTMYVIAVFVYYNDTPVIRASGRELCYVLLVGILLTFITPFTIISRPSTFTCCLRRIILGLSVVISYSALFTKTNRVYRIFNSGKRSVKRPRYTSPRSQLVICSLLVSVQVIGVVVWLILVPPQTEKHYPSWNKVILDCSVTDFATSLSLAYAMLLVLLCTLYAFMTRKMPENFNEAKFIAFTMYTTCIMWSAFIPIYLGTSATDYKIQQMLLCLSIIISAAVTLGCIFAPKVYIVVLAPHKNKKPTGTMVMNSRVRSACGSAENTCRPNGEMKPRPVLTTAPTSNTTSSGIEFDFKAAGSDDEQTHLNRQDLPSTDV from the exons ATGATTGGAAGTGACGACTGGGGTACGAAACACAATGCAGTGGAGACGCAGGAACAAGCAGCAGAGGGCGCTATAACTCTTTTACCAGCTAGGACACCAGACAAAG gTTTCGACAGTTATTTCACATCTCTGAACCCGTTGAATCACAGCAACTTCTGGTTCAAACAGTTTTGGGAGAGGACCTTCCACTGTTCATTCAACCCGATCAGGGTCAAACGTGAAGAGGCTTCGTTCGTTCCCACTGCCCAAACTATAACCGAATGTACAG gGACCGAGGTTCTGACGCCAGAGGTTTACGAACAGGAAGGTAAAGTGGCGTTTGTCATTGATGCCACCTACGCACTAGCCCATGCCCTGCACAGGATGCAACGAGAGCTGTGTAACGGGACGGACGGGATATGTAGTACGGTGACCCAAGGTGTTGACGGCGCAAAGTATCTCAACTATCTCAAAGACATTGCTTTCGAAG GTAGCAGTGGTGAGGTACGGTTTAACAAAGATGGCGACAGACCCGGAAGTTACGATTTGTACCAGTACCAGAGGATTGATAATCATTACAAGTACGTGCCAATAGGGTCATGGAGAAGCGGATTCCTAAGACTCAACACAACCAATCTGAATTGGGGAGACAAATCACCAAGCAACCGGATACCAGGATCTGTGTGTTCATTACCCTGCGCGCAAGACCACATCAGGAAAAAGCGCGAAGGCGACGAATGTTGCTGGGTCTGCACCAAATGTGAGTATCAGCAGTACCGCCACGATGAATGGACGTGCAGAAACTGCTCTCAGGGTTCACTCCCTAACGAGAACCGTACAGGATGTGATGATATTGTTATTGAGTATCTACACTGGTCGTCACCCTGGGCCATTGTCCCCGTGGCCATGTCTATTATCGGGATTCTCAGTACCATGTATGTCATTGCGGTGTTCGTCTACTACAACGACACACCGGTAATACGAGCATCAGGTCGAGAGCTGTGCTACGTACTTCTTGTCGGTATCCTCCTCACCTTCATCACACCCTTCACCATCATCTCTCGACCATCCACCTTTACTTGCTGTCTCCGCCGCATCATCCTGGGGCTCTCTGTTGTCATCTCCTATTCCGCGCTCTTTACCAAAACAAACCGCGTCTACAGAATATTTAACAGCGGAAAGCGTTCTGTCAAGAGACCTCGCTACACTAGTCCACGGTCCCAGTTGGTCATCTGCTCGCTTTTAGTATCAGTCCAGGTGATTGGTGTGGTCGTGTGGTTGATACTCGTCCCACCACAAACTGAAAAACACTATCCTTCGTGGAACAAAGTCATTCTTGACTGTAGTGTCACAGACTTTGCAACTTCACTCTCGTTAGCATATGCAATGCTTCTTGTACTTTTATGCACATTATATGCCTTCATGACTCGTAAAATGCCGGAAAATTTCAATGAAGCCAAATTTATCGCTTTTACAATGTACACGACATGCATCATGTGGTCGGCCTTTATTCCAATTTATCTTGGTACTTCGGCAACAGATTATAAG ATTCAACAAATGCTCCTGTGCctctccatcatcatcagcgCAGCTGTGACTCTCGGCTGCATATTCGCGCCAAAAGTTTACATCGTGGTACTTGCTCCCCATAAAAACAAGAAACCGACGGGTACCATGGTGATGAATAGTCGGGTCCGTTCGGCGTGTGGGTCAGCAGAAAACACTTGTAGACCCAATGGCGAGATGAAGCCACGCCCTGTTTTGACCACGGCGCCAACGTCGAATACAACCTCATCAGGTATAG AGTTTGACTTCAAGGCTGCTGGTTCTGATGATGAACAAACACATCTCAACAGACAAGACCTGCCATCGACGGACGTCTGA